One segment of Streptomyces sp. XD-27 DNA contains the following:
- the hemC gene encoding hydroxymethylbilane synthase — MPTASGSAPATIRIVSRSSPMALAQVERVRGELAALHPGTRTEVVPVTTSGDRWMGDLAALGGKGAFTKEVDAALLAGEADLAVHCVKDIPADRPLPAGTVFAAYLKRDDIRDALVHPGGLTLDELPAGTRIGTSSVRRSAQLAISHPHLECVPMRGNANRRLEKLDAGEADALLLAVSGLERIGVTDRISEVLPVETMCPPIGAGVLALQCREEDTATIEAVTALGDTDAWREITAERMLLHVLQGHCNSPIAGYARAERDGRLSLRARVFTPDGKTVLDAHEWAGPLDPATLGTSVAVSLLRQGARELIDGIPH; from the coding sequence ATGCCCACCGCGTCAGGCTCCGCGCCCGCCACCATCCGCATCGTCTCCCGGTCCTCCCCCATGGCCCTGGCCCAGGTGGAACGGGTACGTGGCGAACTGGCCGCCCTGCACCCCGGTACCCGTACCGAGGTCGTTCCCGTGACCACCTCCGGTGACCGGTGGATGGGGGACCTGGCGGCGCTCGGCGGCAAGGGCGCGTTCACCAAGGAGGTGGACGCCGCGCTGCTGGCCGGTGAGGCCGATCTCGCGGTGCACTGCGTCAAGGACATCCCCGCCGACCGGCCGCTGCCCGCGGGGACGGTCTTCGCCGCGTATCTGAAGCGGGACGACATCCGGGACGCGCTGGTCCACCCCGGCGGGCTGACCCTCGACGAGCTGCCCGCGGGTACCCGGATCGGTACCTCCTCGGTGCGCCGCAGCGCCCAACTGGCCATCTCGCACCCGCATCTGGAGTGCGTGCCGATGCGGGGCAACGCCAACCGGCGGCTGGAGAAGCTGGACGCGGGTGAGGCCGACGCGCTGCTGCTCGCGGTGTCCGGGCTGGAGCGGATCGGCGTCACGGACCGGATCAGCGAGGTGCTGCCGGTGGAGACGATGTGCCCGCCGATCGGGGCCGGGGTGCTGGCGCTCCAGTGCCGTGAGGAGGACACGGCGACCATCGAGGCGGTCACCGCGCTCGGTGACACGGACGCCTGGCGGGAGATCACCGCCGAGCGCATGCTGCTGCACGTCCTCCAAGGGCACTGCAACTCGCCGATCGCGGGCTACGCCAGGGCGGAGCGGGACGGCCGGCTGTCGCTGCGGGCCCGGGTGTTCACCCCGGACGGCAAGACGGTGCTGGACGCGCACGAGTGGGCCGGGCCGCTGGACCCGGCGACGCTGGGCACCTCGGTGGCGGTGTCCCTGCTGCGCCAGGGCGCACGGGAGTTGATCGACGGGATCCCGCACTAG
- a CDS encoding inositol monophosphatase family protein: MIDAFLTGDLSEVEEAIRKAAAAEILPRFRQLADDEIVQKNGPHDLVTVADRLAEAHLTAALTALLPGSTVVGEEGVHADPAVLAGLRGDLPVWIVDPVDGTRQFVHGDPGFATLVALAHRGELLASWTYAPALDLMAVARRGQGAWLGGDRLHAGSPQPGKVLEVAISHFDFTDDEEKRSLTGLETPGVATRPCGSAGLEYLHVARGELDAVAFTWENAWDHAAGLLLVAEAGGFSATVADEPFRIAGGNALPFTAARDEETARHILALLSGAR; this comes from the coding sequence ATGATCGATGCATTCCTCACCGGTGACCTGTCCGAGGTCGAGGAGGCGATCCGCAAGGCGGCCGCCGCCGAGATCCTGCCGCGGTTCCGGCAGCTGGCCGACGACGAGATCGTCCAGAAGAACGGCCCGCACGACCTGGTCACCGTCGCCGACCGGCTCGCCGAGGCACACCTCACCGCCGCGCTGACGGCCCTGCTGCCCGGCTCCACCGTGGTCGGCGAGGAGGGCGTGCACGCCGACCCCGCCGTCCTGGCGGGGCTGCGCGGGGACCTGCCGGTGTGGATCGTCGACCCGGTCGACGGCACCCGCCAGTTCGTGCACGGCGACCCCGGCTTCGCCACGCTGGTGGCGCTCGCCCACCGCGGCGAACTGCTCGCCTCCTGGACGTACGCGCCCGCGCTGGACCTCATGGCCGTCGCCCGCCGCGGCCAGGGCGCGTGGCTGGGCGGCGACCGGCTGCACGCCGGTTCCCCGCAGCCCGGCAAGGTCCTCGAAGTCGCCATATCCCACTTCGACTTCACCGACGACGAGGAGAAGCGGTCCCTGACCGGGCTGGAGACCCCGGGCGTCGCGACCCGGCCGTGCGGCTCGGCCGGACTGGAGTATCTGCACGTCGCCCGAGGCGAACTCGACGCCGTCGCCTTCACCTGGGAGAACGCCTGGGACCACGCGGCCGGGCTGCTGCTGGTCGCCGAGGCGGGCGGTTTCAGCGCCACCGTCGCGGACGAGCCCTTCCGCATCGCGGGCGGCAACGCGCTGCCCTTCACCGCGGCGCGGGACGAGGAGACCGCGCGGCATATCCTGGCCCTGCTGTCGGGCGCGCGCTGA
- a CDS encoding gamma-glutamyltransferase family protein codes for MTAFTTRPTLQGTFGMASSTHWLASQTALAVLEDGGNAYDAAVAAGFVLHVVEPHLNGPAGEVPILLAPAGGPVRVLCGQGPAPAGATIAHYTSLGLDLVPGTGPLAAAVPGAFDAWMVLLRDHGTRRLADVLRYAIGYAESGHPPVEGLGRTVATVRELLTTEWTSSAAVYLPGGRPPAPGRLFTNPALAATWRRLLAEAESAGSGRERQIDAARRVWREGFIAEALAAAAARPTMDTSGKRHTGTLTGDDLAAFEACYETPVTYDWHGWTVCKAGPWSQGPAFLQQLALLPDGLDRLRGTPEYVHTLVEGTKLAMADREAWYGDSADVPVKALLSPEYNAARRALIGATASYELRPGSPDGRAPVLGPHTAASDDPGSPGPPPGAGEPTVGGDGATRGDTCHLDVVDRWGNMVSATPSGGWLQSNPVVPELGFPLGTRLQMTWLTPGLPASLTPGRRPRTTLSPSLALRDGVPVLAFGTPGGDQQDQWQVHFFLAVALGGTERGGLPLQAAIDAPNWHTDAFPSSFHPRRTRPGSVTVEARIGQETITDLRRRGHRVTVGDPWSEGRLCAVSRDPETGVLSAGANPRGMQGYAVGR; via the coding sequence ATGACAGCGTTCACCACCCGGCCGACCCTCCAGGGCACCTTCGGCATGGCCTCCTCCACCCACTGGCTGGCCTCCCAGACCGCGCTCGCCGTACTGGAGGACGGCGGCAACGCCTACGACGCCGCCGTCGCCGCCGGATTCGTCCTCCACGTCGTCGAACCGCACCTCAACGGCCCGGCGGGGGAGGTACCCATCCTGCTCGCGCCCGCCGGCGGCCCGGTCCGGGTGCTGTGCGGCCAGGGCCCGGCCCCGGCCGGCGCCACCATCGCGCACTACACCTCGCTCGGCCTCGACCTGGTGCCCGGCACCGGCCCGCTGGCCGCCGCCGTACCCGGCGCCTTCGACGCCTGGATGGTGCTGCTGCGCGACCACGGCACCCGGCGCCTCGCCGACGTCCTGCGCTACGCCATCGGCTACGCGGAGTCCGGCCATCCGCCCGTCGAAGGCCTCGGCCGGACCGTCGCCACCGTCCGTGAGCTGCTCACGACCGAGTGGACCAGTTCCGCCGCCGTCTACCTCCCCGGCGGGCGGCCGCCGGCGCCGGGCCGCCTGTTCACCAACCCCGCCCTCGCCGCCACCTGGCGCCGCCTCCTGGCCGAGGCCGAGTCCGCGGGCAGTGGCCGCGAGCGGCAGATCGACGCCGCGCGCCGCGTGTGGCGGGAGGGCTTCATCGCCGAGGCGCTCGCCGCGGCCGCCGCCCGCCCCACCATGGACACCAGCGGGAAGCGCCACACCGGCACCCTCACCGGCGACGACCTGGCCGCTTTCGAGGCCTGCTACGAGACCCCGGTGACGTACGACTGGCACGGCTGGACCGTGTGCAAGGCGGGCCCGTGGTCCCAGGGCCCGGCCTTCCTCCAGCAGCTGGCCCTCCTCCCCGACGGCCTCGACCGCCTCCGCGGCACCCCCGAGTACGTCCACACCCTCGTCGAGGGCACGAAGCTCGCGATGGCCGACCGCGAGGCGTGGTACGGCGACTCCGCCGACGTACCCGTGAAGGCCCTGCTGTCGCCCGAGTACAACGCCGCCCGCCGCGCCCTGATCGGGGCCACGGCCTCGTACGAGCTGCGGCCGGGCAGCCCCGACGGCCGCGCACCCGTCCTCGGCCCGCACACCGCCGCCTCGGACGATCCCGGCTCGCCGGGGCCGCCCCCGGGCGCGGGCGAGCCGACCGTCGGCGGGGACGGCGCCACCCGCGGCGACACCTGCCACCTCGACGTCGTCGACCGCTGGGGCAACATGGTCTCCGCGACCCCCAGCGGCGGCTGGCTCCAGTCCAACCCCGTCGTCCCCGAACTGGGCTTCCCGCTCGGCACCCGGCTCCAGATGACCTGGCTGACGCCCGGCCTGCCCGCTTCCCTCACCCCCGGCCGCCGCCCCCGCACCACCCTCAGCCCCTCCCTCGCCCTGCGCGACGGGGTGCCGGTGCTGGCCTTCGGCACCCCCGGCGGTGACCAGCAGGACCAGTGGCAGGTGCACTTCTTCCTCGCCGTGGCACTCGGCGGGACGGAACGCGGCGGGCTGCCGCTGCAGGCCGCCATCGATGCCCCCAACTGGCACACCGACGCCTTCCCCAGCTCCTTCCATCCGCGCCGGACGCGCCCCGGGTCCGTCACCGTCGAGGCGCGCATCGGCCAGGAGACCATCACGGACCTGCGGCGGCGCGGGCACCGGGTGACCGTGGGCGACCCCTGGTCGGAGGGCAGGCTGTGCGCCGTCTCCCGCGACCCGGAGACCGGCGTGCTGTCGGCGGGCGCCAATCCGCGCGGCATGCAGGGCTACGCGGTCGGCCGCTGA